Proteins from one Candidatus Methanomethylicota archaeon genomic window:
- the csa3 gene encoding CRISPR-associated CARF protein Csa3, with protein MKILILSLGFDERFAIRSILRTGLSSGDKVLIFTAEPIVDKAEKALQIVLEFLKKYFEGVEYEVISIPTKDFERSVSMIGERLMKLKSLGYDVILNLSGGMRSLIIELLVASTLVGLKGVVEVELENLEGYLSFTVDVLRIRAPLKEEYKSVLNAIIEAGEINLSQLSRKVAMAKSTIHKIVKKMIEEGLVEYEKVGKEYRLKAKTIAKLFTKI; from the coding sequence TTGAAAATTTTGATTTTGAGTTTGGGGTTTGATGAGCGTTTCGCTATCCGTAGCATACTTAGAACTGGCCTATCTAGCGGTGACAAAGTTTTAATATTTACAGCAGAACCTATCGTTGATAAAGCTGAAAAAGCTCTACAAATCGTACTTGAATTCCTCAAAAAGTATTTCGAAGGAGTAGAATATGAAGTAATTTCCATTCCAACAAAAGATTTCGAACGATCAGTATCAATGATCGGTGAACGATTAATGAAGCTTAAAAGTTTAGGTTACGACGTGATTTTAAATTTAAGTGGTGGAATGAGAAGCCTGATAATAGAATTGCTCGTAGCATCAACATTGGTGGGTTTAAAGGGGGTTGTGGAGGTTGAATTGGAAAATTTAGAAGGATATTTGAGCTTCACCGTAGACGTCTTAAGGATAAGAGCTCCATTAAAAGAGGAGTATAAGAGCGTTTTAAATGCAATTATAGAAGCTGGAGAAATTAATTTAAGTCAACTGTCAAGGAAGGTGGCGATGGCAAAAAGCACAATACACAAAATCGTTAAGAAGATGATTGAAGAGGGATTAGTGGAATATGAGAAAGTGGGGAAGGAATATCGATTAAAAGCAAAAACAATAGCAAAACTATTCACAAAAATATAA